The Ascaphus truei isolate aAscTru1 chromosome 3, aAscTru1.hap1, whole genome shotgun sequence genome includes a region encoding these proteins:
- the LYRM9 gene encoding LYR motif-containing protein 9, translating into MVPLPGAELVHKPLQLYRYLLRCCKQLPSKNLQQYYKHSVQQSFRVHADEDDPQRIQQIIKRAIEDADWVMNKYKKQN; encoded by the exons ATGGTGCCATTACCAGGTGCGGAGCTGGTGCATAAACCTTTGCAACTTTATCGATACCTTCTTCGTTGCTGCAAACAACTTCCTAGCAAAAACCTCCAACAGTATTACAAACACTCAGTACAACAG AGCTTCCGGGTTCATGCGGATGAGGATGATCCACAGAGGATACAGCAGATCATTAAAAGGGCCATAGAGGATGCTGACTGGGTAATGAACAAA TATAAAAAACAAAACTAG